One Hordeum vulgare subsp. vulgare chromosome 4H, MorexV3_pseudomolecules_assembly, whole genome shotgun sequence DNA window includes the following coding sequences:
- the LOC123449958 gene encoding 60 kDa jasmonate-induced protein-like, with protein MPRSLSAGRLYIPKEISPHLPRSSLPSSQPTCRKKIPQVLFCLGKSDMAAATGYGDAPTDEQLLAYAELPRQGRYMAEVFAVRIPATAGADPPSGTISFHGGHCSSDFIYSPEEEHASQQTSCDSQGNIVLTGPSVATSAYSPIVFSLDLHDGQADEEEEENTARIVCDTIGGDFSNYNRAISETVRTGYGPAEVIYAVLSNGIQGRVDVKLSRLQSRDEEVLVGRIVARSKLFDVGCVLFYKEAANKQGVHVRPGEPVPLARHALALPLHMPLTIELDLRRGGSGDEIVRGKLEFKTAIDGLHTERLVGVNGAEFEVTISWSDYPW; from the exons ATGCCTCGGTCTCTCTCAGCTGGGCGTTTATACATACCGAAAGAAATTTCCCCACATCTTCCAAGGTCTTCTCTTCCGAGCTCCCAGCCTACCTGCCGAAAGAAAATTCCCCAAGTTCTATTTTGTCTGGGCAAGAGCGACATGGCGGCCGCCACCGGCTACGGTGACGCCCCGACCGACGAGCAGCTGCTCGCGTACGCTGAGCTACCCAGACAAGGCCGCTACATGGCAGAGGTGTTCGCCGTGCGCATCCCCGCCACCGCCGGAGCAGACCCGCCCAGCGGCACCATCTCTTTCCACGGCGGCCACTGCAGCAGCGACTTCATTTACAGCCCGGAAGAAGAACACGCCTCGCAGCAAACCAGCTGCGACAGCCAG GGTAACATCGTGCTCACTGGGCCATCGGTGGCCACCTCGGCATACAGTCCAATTGTCTTCAGCCTCGACCTCCATGACGGACaagccgacgaggaggaggaagagaacaccGCGAGGATAGTCTGCGACACCATTGGCGGCGACTTCTCTAACTACAACAGGGCCATATCGGAGACTGTCCGCACAGGCTACGGCCCCGCGGAGGTGATATACGCCGTCCTAAGCAATGGCATCCAAGGCCGGGTCGACGTGAAGCTTTCTCGCCTGCAGTCCCGAGACGAAGAGGTTCTCGTCGGCAGGATCGTTGCTCGCAGCAAGCTGTTCGACGTCGGTTGCGTGCTCTTCTACAAGGAGGCCGCTAACAAGCAGGGAGTGCACGTGCGACCCGGGGAGCCGGTTCCGTTGGCGAGGCATGCACTCGCCTTGCCGCTGCACATGCCGCTGACGATTGAGCTTGACCTTCGTCGCGGTGGATCCGGAGATGAAATTGTTAGAGGCAAGCTTGAGTTCAAAACTGCCATCGACGGCCTGCATACGGAACGTCTTGTTGGTGTCAATGGTGCTGAATTCGAGGTGACAATCTCATGGTCGGACTATCCTTGGTAG